A genomic window from Synechococcus sp. WH 8016 includes:
- a CDS encoding tRNA (cytidine(34)-2'-O)-methyltransferase, translated as MKQISNDQACNERPVIQKPLRVALWEPQIPPNTGNIARTCAAFGLPLDLIEPLGFSLEDRYLKRAGLDYWPHVDLTIHKDTDSFFKSLGKDSRVIGCSRRGGVALQEMQFERGDVLLFGREDTGLSEATRSRCTQITTISMPCSAGEDGQGGVRSLNLSVACAIVSHHAGLQLQLW; from the coding sequence GTGAAACAAATCTCAAATGATCAAGCATGTAATGAACGGCCTGTGATTCAAAAGCCTTTGAGGGTGGCACTGTGGGAACCACAAATTCCCCCCAATACGGGAAACATTGCCCGTACTTGCGCAGCTTTTGGTTTACCCCTGGATTTGATTGAGCCCCTTGGGTTCAGTCTTGAAGATCGGTATTTAAAAAGAGCTGGTCTTGATTACTGGCCCCACGTTGATCTCACCATCCACAAGGACACCGATTCGTTTTTTAAGTCGCTTGGGAAAGACTCCAGGGTGATTGGCTGCAGCCGTCGAGGCGGCGTGGCTCTTCAAGAAATGCAGTTCGAACGCGGAGATGTCTTGTTATTCGGTCGAGAAGACACCGGCTTATCGGAAGCAACACGCAGTCGCTGCACCCAAATCACAACCATTTCGATGCCCTGCAGCGCCGGAGAAGATGGCCAAGGGGGCGTGCGGAGCCTCAATCTTTCCGTGGCTTGCGCCATCGTCAGCCACCACGCAGGCTTGCAGCTTCAACTGTGGTAA
- a CDS encoding bifunctional adenosylcobinamide kinase/adenosylcobinamide-phosphate guanylyltransferase, whose protein sequence is MASPNKQRPKLPNGLVLVSGPSRGGKSRWAEHLLSSQQTVTYVATSAHRSNDPSWDERMRLHRERRPLHWQLREPGRKLAECIRKEEPHQPLLIDALGGYTAAHLDLNDHAWTQEAEELIQSLLTRTCPTVIVIEETGWGVVPATVIGGLFRDRQGWLAQQLEQHAADSWLVVQGRALNLSQLGILVP, encoded by the coding sequence GCTTCCGAACGGGCTCGTTCTGGTAAGCGGGCCAAGCCGAGGAGGGAAAAGCCGCTGGGCTGAACATTTACTCAGCTCTCAACAGACAGTCACCTACGTCGCAACCTCAGCGCATCGTTCGAATGATCCAAGCTGGGACGAGCGGATGCGGCTGCATCGCGAAAGACGACCCTTGCACTGGCAGCTGCGCGAACCAGGACGCAAGCTTGCCGAATGCATTCGCAAAGAAGAGCCCCATCAACCGTTGTTGATCGATGCGCTTGGCGGATATACGGCAGCGCATCTCGACCTCAACGATCATGCCTGGACTCAGGAGGCAGAAGAACTCATCCAAAGTCTTCTCACACGAACATGCCCCACCGTGATCGTGATCGAAGAAACAGGCTGGGGCGTCGTCCCCGCCACAGTGATTGGCGGATTGTTTAGGGACCGCCAAGGTTGGCTGGCCCAACAACTAGAACAACACGCTGCCGATAGCTGGCTCGTTGTACAGGGAAGAGCATTGAATCTTTCTCAATTAGGCATTCTCGTTCCGTGA